CCAACCCCCAACCCCATGTCCGTTTATACCGACCAACTCGCCACCATCCTGCCCACGGGCCTGGAGGGAAGCGTTGCCCGGCTCACCGGCCTGACGGCCGCGGTGGCCGGCTTCCCTGCGCCCGTCGGCGCATTGGTCGAGATCGAGCGGCAGCAGAGCGGGCCGCTGGAGGCCGAAGTCGTCGGCTTCCGCGACGACGTGACGTTGGTCTGTCCATTTGGCGATTTGCAGGGCGTGCGGCGGGGCAACCGGGTGCGGCTGGTGCGCACCAAGAGCTGGTTGCGGGTGGGCCCGGCGGCGCTGGGTCGGGTGATCGATGCCCGTGGCCAGGCCATCGACGGCCAACCGCAGCCCATTCTGCCCGACCGCGCGGCGCTCGATCGACGACCGCCGCCGCCGGTCGAGCGGCCGCGGATCGATACGCCGCTGTCCACCGGCATTCGCTCGATCGACGGACTGTTGACCTGCGGAAAGGGGCAGCGGATGGGCATCTTCGCCGGTTCGGGCGTCGGCAAGAGCGTGGCGTTGGGAATGATGGCGCGTTACACCTCGGCCGACGTGAACGTGATCGCTCTGATCGGCGAGCGCGGTCGCGAAGTGAATGAGTTCATCGAGCGCGATCTGGGGCCGGAAGGACTGGCCAAGAGCGTGGTGGTGGTGGCCACCAGCGATGAGCCGGCGCTCGTCCGCGTGCGCGCCGCGTTGGCTGCCACGGCCATGGCCGAATACTTTCGCGACCGCGGCAAGGATGTGCTGCTGATTATGGATTCGCTCACGCGTTTCGCCCTGGCCCAACGCGAGATTGGACTGGCGGCCGGCGAACCGCCTACCACCCGCGGTTATCCGCCGTCGGTGTTCGCCATGTTGCCGAGGCTGGTCGAACGCGCGGGGCGCAGCCGGAGCGGCAGCATTACGGCGTTTTATTCGGTGTTGGTGGAAGCCGACGATCCGCAAGAACCGATCGGCGACGCCGTGCGCGGCCTGCTCGACGGCCACACTTGGTTGTCGCGCAAGCTGGCCGGCCGCGGGCATTATCCGGCCGTCGATGTTCTGTCGAGCATCAGCCGGTTGATGAACGAAGTCGCCGACCGCGAACATCGCGAAGCCGCCTCGCTGGTGCGCGAACTGATGGGCGCCTATCGCGACCAGGAAGACCTGATTTCGATCGGCGCCTACCGCCGCGGCAGTCAGCGCGCCGTCGATCTGGCGATCGACTTTTGGGAACCGATCCAACAATTCCTGCGGCAGCCCATCGAAGAAGCATCTACGGTGAAACTGGCCGCCGAGCGATTGGCGCAACTGAAACACCGCGCGGCGCAACGTCCGGCGGCACAAGGGAGCTGACGATGGCGGCATTCCGATTTCGTCTGGCGACGCTGTTGCGGCTCCGCGAGGCTGCGCGCGACGAGCGCCGCACGCAGCTCGCCGAGGCGCTGCAACTGGCCGAGCAACTGAGGGAGCGTCAAATGGGGGTCGAGGAACTGCTGCGCGAGGCCCTGCGCGTTCAGTCGACGGCCACCGGCGCGATCGATGCCGACCGCTTGTTGAACG
This window of the Pirellulales bacterium genome carries:
- a CDS encoding FliI/YscN family ATPase; amino-acid sequence: PTPNPMSVYTDQLATILPTGLEGSVARLTGLTAAVAGFPAPVGALVEIERQQSGPLEAEVVGFRDDVTLVCPFGDLQGVRRGNRVRLVRTKSWLRVGPAALGRVIDARGQAIDGQPQPILPDRAALDRRPPPPVERPRIDTPLSTGIRSIDGLLTCGKGQRMGIFAGSGVGKSVALGMMARYTSADVNVIALIGERGREVNEFIERDLGPEGLAKSVVVVATSDEPALVRVRAALAATAMAEYFRDRGKDVLLIMDSLTRFALAQREIGLAAGEPPTTRGYPPSVFAMLPRLVERAGRSRSGSITAFYSVLVEADDPQEPIGDAVRGLLDGHTWLSRKLAGRGHYPAVDVLSSISRLMNEVADREHREAASLVRELMGAYRDQEDLISIGAYRRGSQRAVDLAIDFWEPIQQFLRQPIEEASTVKLAAERLAQLKHRAAQRPAAQGS